One Dietzia sp. JS16-p6b genomic window carries:
- the metF gene encoding methylenetetrahydrofolate reductase [NAD(P)H] produces the protein MTQLPHLVPAGGDRHPSIVDRIASSRTPRVPFSVEFYPPRDEAAEARLWRAASVFSELGAAFVSVTYGAGGSTRDRTVKVVERVVRETDLVPIAHLTAVGHSIAELREMIQMYADVGVTNILALRGDPPGDPLGDWTPHPEGLHYAEELVRLIHEVGDLHVGVASFPEGHYRARDLDHDTEILLNKLRAGAEYSITQMFWDVEHYLRLRDRLESADPEQAVKPVIPGLMPVTSLRQVRRMVELSGCALPDGLSDRLRTAAGDGPEENRAAVREVGIEFATELCERLIAEGVPCLHFNTLNFSRATHEVLANLSMVPSPDVVASGV, from the coding sequence GTGACCCAGCTACCCCACCTCGTACCGGCGGGCGGCGACCGACACCCGAGCATCGTGGACCGCATCGCCTCGTCGCGCACCCCCAGGGTGCCGTTCTCCGTGGAGTTCTACCCACCCCGGGACGAGGCCGCGGAGGCCCGTCTGTGGCGCGCTGCCTCGGTGTTCTCCGAACTGGGGGCGGCGTTCGTGTCCGTCACCTACGGTGCGGGCGGCTCCACCCGCGACCGGACCGTCAAGGTGGTGGAGAGGGTGGTCCGGGAGACCGACCTGGTCCCCATCGCGCACCTGACGGCAGTGGGCCATTCGATCGCCGAACTACGCGAGATGATCCAGATGTACGCCGACGTGGGGGTCACCAACATCCTCGCGCTCCGGGGCGATCCCCCCGGTGACCCGCTCGGGGACTGGACGCCGCATCCCGAGGGTCTGCACTACGCGGAGGAGCTCGTCCGACTGATCCACGAGGTCGGTGACCTCCACGTGGGCGTCGCCTCCTTCCCCGAGGGTCACTACCGGGCGCGCGACCTCGATCACGACACCGAGATCCTGCTCAACAAGCTCCGCGCCGGCGCCGAGTACTCGATCACTCAGATGTTCTGGGATGTCGAGCACTATCTGCGCCTGCGGGATCGACTGGAGTCCGCGGACCCGGAGCAGGCCGTCAAACCGGTCATCCCCGGGCTCATGCCGGTGACGAGCCTGCGTCAGGTCCGCCGCATGGTGGAGCTGTCCGGGTGCGCACTGCCGGACGGACTGTCCGACAGGCTGCGTACGGCGGCGGGGGACGGCCCCGAGGAGAACCGTGCCGCGGTGCGTGAGGTGGGGATCGAGTTCGCCACGGAACTCTGCGAGCGCCTGATCGCCGAGGGCGTGCCGTGCCTGCACTTCAACACCCTGAACTTCTCCCGCGCCACCCACGAGGTGCTGGCCAATCTCTCGATGGTCCCGTCGCCGGACGTGGTGGCGAGCGGGGTCTGA
- a CDS encoding DUF3153 domain-containing protein has product MTTVIEPSGTATNPVTAPRSPAGRRIVGVTALVTMLFVLTGCLQLNAQMSVRKDDTVSGRILVAGDQPAQTAALDRLSTPSGLEQKVRITAYSADGFTGREIYFTQLTFAEVDALSLAIEVEGARPYTLGFRRSGDTVSFTGSVDLSGIPADRAESATTRVDLTFPNRIGETNGTLGGGNSVSWTPAPGSITRMQASSSYPDPATRGFAVWMIVGIGAALLVSIGTILAARTSRARSDRLVR; this is encoded by the coding sequence ATGACGACCGTGATCGAACCGAGCGGCACAGCGACCAACCCCGTGACGGCCCCGCGCTCCCCCGCGGGCCGCCGGATCGTGGGCGTCACCGCCCTGGTGACGATGCTGTTCGTCCTCACCGGGTGTCTCCAGCTGAACGCGCAGATGAGTGTGCGGAAGGACGACACCGTCTCGGGTCGCATACTGGTGGCCGGTGACCAGCCGGCGCAGACGGCGGCGCTGGACCGGCTGTCGACTCCGTCCGGCCTGGAGCAGAAGGTGCGGATCACCGCCTACTCCGCGGACGGCTTCACCGGCAGGGAGATCTACTTCACCCAGCTGACCTTCGCGGAGGTCGACGCGTTGTCCCTGGCCATCGAGGTCGAGGGCGCCCGTCCCTACACCCTGGGGTTCCGGCGGAGCGGCGACACGGTGTCATTCACGGGCTCGGTGGACCTCTCGGGGATCCCCGCGGACCGCGCGGAGTCCGCGACCACGCGTGTGGACCTCACCTTCCCCAACCGTATCGGCGAGACTAACGGCACGCTCGGTGGGGGCAACTCCGTGAGCTGGACGCCGGCGCCGGGCTCCATCACCCGGATGCAGGCGTCCTCGTCCTACCCGGATCCCGCCACCCGCGGGTTCGCGGTATGGATGATCGTCGGGATCGGCGCGGCCCTGCTGGTGTCGATCGGGACGATCCTCGCCGCCCGGACCTCCCGCGCCCGCTCGGACCGCCTCGTGCGCTGA
- a CDS encoding NAD(P)/FAD-dependent oxidoreductase, with amino-acid sequence MNNRHDVVVIGSGHNGLICAAYLARSGLDVHVVEKDTVLGGATSTVERYPGHRTDRGSSAHLMIRHTGIPEELDLAAHGLRYVDCDPWGFAPAPPGSDDPPIVFHRDLDLTCASIAAACGETDARAYRGFVRRWGVLAGRMMKGFGVRPTASRLGAAFLGRDDLRDPFGAVQTFLSSGDALLDQTFTSERLKAALSWFGAQSGPPMSHAGTAPMIGFAALMHQTPPGRAIGGSGALADALVSAVRAAGGSVTAGAGATAIRRAGSGWRVETAGGRSLHCSAVVAACHVHTTLDLLSHELPAARLDAWRRRIRPGFGLGMVVRLGTTDLPRYPGVPTTTSSHGLQLLVTDRRRLDHRYGVAAAGRLDADPAVLAMSFSSLDPSLAPAGRHELTLWSQWHPRHLADGRSWSQAGPGEADRIIAAAERFAPGLTDSIVHRHVQTPQDLETELGLIGGNVMHVEMSLDQMLPMRPHPDLAGHTVPGADGVFLAGASTHPGGGVIGTSGRTVARLVGRRLGTSTRRRLRTRAQ; translated from the coding sequence GTGAACAACCGTCATGACGTCGTGGTGATCGGATCCGGTCACAACGGACTCATCTGCGCCGCGTATCTCGCGCGGTCCGGCCTCGACGTCCACGTGGTGGAGAAGGACACGGTCCTGGGCGGTGCCACCTCCACGGTCGAGCGCTATCCCGGCCACCGCACGGATCGTGGGTCGTCAGCGCACCTGATGATCCGACACACGGGTATCCCGGAAGAGTTGGACCTCGCCGCTCACGGCCTCAGGTATGTGGACTGTGACCCGTGGGGATTCGCCCCCGCCCCGCCGGGCAGCGACGACCCCCCGATCGTCTTCCATCGCGACCTCGACCTGACCTGCGCGAGTATCGCCGCCGCCTGCGGCGAGACGGATGCGCGCGCGTACCGCGGATTCGTCCGCCGGTGGGGGGTCCTGGCCGGACGGATGATGAAGGGGTTCGGCGTCCGTCCCACGGCGTCCCGACTGGGAGCGGCGTTCCTCGGTCGGGACGATCTCCGGGATCCCTTCGGCGCGGTCCAGACCTTCCTGTCCTCCGGCGACGCCCTGCTCGACCAGACCTTCACGTCCGAGCGGCTGAAGGCCGCCCTGTCCTGGTTCGGCGCGCAGTCCGGGCCACCGATGTCCCATGCCGGCACCGCGCCGATGATCGGCTTCGCGGCGCTCATGCACCAGACCCCTCCCGGCCGTGCGATCGGCGGGTCGGGCGCGCTCGCCGACGCGCTCGTGTCCGCCGTCCGTGCCGCTGGTGGATCGGTCACCGCGGGTGCAGGAGCGACGGCGATCCGCCGCGCGGGGTCCGGGTGGCGGGTGGAGACCGCGGGGGGCCGGTCACTGCACTGTTCGGCCGTCGTCGCGGCCTGTCACGTCCACACCACGCTCGACCTCCTCTCCCACGAACTCCCCGCGGCGAGACTCGACGCCTGGCGCCGGAGGATCCGCCCCGGGTTCGGGCTGGGGATGGTCGTCCGGCTGGGCACGACGGATCTGCCGCGTTACCCGGGAGTGCCCACGACGACCAGTTCGCACGGGCTGCAACTGCTCGTGACGGACCGTCGCCGACTCGACCACCGGTACGGGGTCGCCGCGGCCGGACGGCTCGACGCGGATCCCGCCGTCCTCGCGATGAGCTTCAGCTCGCTCGACCCCTCGCTCGCGCCGGCGGGCCGGCACGAGCTCACACTGTGGTCGCAATGGCACCCACGGCATCTCGCGGACGGGCGCTCCTGGTCGCAGGCGGGTCCCGGGGAGGCGGACCGGATCATCGCGGCCGCGGAGCGCTTCGCGCCCGGGCTCACCGACTCCATCGTCCACCGCCATGTCCAGACCCCTCAGGACCTGGAGACCGAGCTCGGCCTGATCGGGGGCAACGTGATGCACGTGGAGATGTCCCTCGACCAGATGCTCCCCATGCGACCCCACCCGGATCTGGCCGGACACACCGTCCCCGGCGCCGACGGCGTGTTCCTCGCGGGCGCCTCCACCCATCCCGGCGGCGGCGTCATCGGCACGAGCGGCAGGACGGTGGCACGTCTCGTCGGTCGCCGACTCGGCACGTCGACGCGGCGTCGGCTCCGCACGCGGGCACAATGA
- a CDS encoding N-acetyltransferase — MDTVITSLDAGEFRDRLPEALGVYVDAMGYPPQVIRSRAPAWMEHSHRDGWSGVAAFESPRRRFLGHARGPLVAICYGYRGAPGQWWYEQVARGLSDQGRQLPTDYVELTELHVSPRYQGRGIGTELLRRFLADRTERSVLLSTPEVPEEANGAWRLYRSLGFSDVLRAYRFEGDARPFAVLSRPLPLTQHGGSREQPS, encoded by the coding sequence ATGGACACCGTGATCACCAGCCTGGACGCCGGCGAGTTCCGAGACCGACTGCCCGAGGCGCTCGGTGTCTACGTCGACGCCATGGGTTACCCGCCCCAGGTGATCCGATCCCGGGCCCCCGCGTGGATGGAGCACAGTCACCGAGACGGGTGGTCCGGGGTCGCGGCCTTCGAGTCGCCGCGTCGACGGTTTCTCGGTCACGCCCGTGGGCCGCTGGTGGCCATTTGTTATGGCTACCGGGGCGCCCCTGGTCAGTGGTGGTACGAGCAGGTCGCCCGGGGCCTGAGTGATCAGGGTCGACAGCTGCCGACGGATTATGTCGAACTGACGGAACTCCACGTATCCCCCCGTTATCAGGGGCGCGGGATAGGGACGGAGCTGCTCCGCCGCTTCCTGGCGGACCGTACGGAGCGATCCGTGCTGCTCTCGACCCCCGAGGTCCCCGAGGAGGCCAACGGGGCGTGGCGGCTGTACCGGTCGCTGGGCTTCTCGGATGTACTCAGGGCCTACAGGTTCGAAGGCGACGCCCGGCCCTTCGCCGTACTGTCGCGTCCGCTCCCCCTCACCCAGCACGGAGGCTCGCGTGAACAACCGTCATGA
- a CDS encoding SAV_6107 family HEPN domain-containing protein — translation MGSRTPVRTPAGGAVGFLGRAERAEIHRGRAVAATSPADRFLESYRAARSAAAALVSPGPRRRGPSDVWHRLAAEVPELAEWASAFGGYSTLAAAVEDGLPRDVSHRMADDFLWAVGRFLDLVDERLGVLGPAA, via the coding sequence ATGGGTTCGAGAACGCCGGTCCGTACGCCAGCCGGGGGTGCCGTCGGGTTCCTCGGTCGAGCGGAGCGCGCCGAGATCCACCGGGGCCGGGCCGTGGCCGCGACGTCCCCCGCCGACCGGTTTCTCGAGTCGTACCGCGCGGCGAGGTCGGCGGCGGCGGCGCTCGTGTCCCCGGGGCCGCGTCGTCGTGGACCTTCCGATGTTTGGCACAGACTCGCCGCGGAAGTGCCCGAATTGGCGGAATGGGCCTCCGCGTTCGGCGGTTACTCGACCCTCGCCGCCGCCGTGGAGGACGGTCTGCCCCGCGACGTCTCACACCGTATGGCGGACGATTTCCTCTGGGCGGTCGGCCGATTCCTGGACCTGGTGGACGAGCGGTTGGGGGTTCTGGGGCCGGCGGCGTGA
- a CDS encoding DUF3040 domain-containing protein, protein MPLSEHEQRMLDEIENALYADDPKFASSVRKTGGAGGRRPAGVVVVLGLVGVALLVGGLALDFKPGGFPVLSLVGFLVMFAAGVMALRSAPSTGSSTAASGGTRVPGAGKSSSKGAEGQSYSSRMEDRFRRRFEQ, encoded by the coding sequence GTGCCCCTGTCCGAGCACGAGCAGCGCATGCTCGACGAGATCGAGAATGCGCTCTACGCCGACGACCCCAAGTTCGCGTCGTCTGTTCGAAAGACCGGTGGGGCCGGTGGTCGGCGACCCGCCGGTGTAGTAGTGGTCCTCGGTCTCGTGGGGGTCGCGCTCCTAGTGGGCGGGCTGGCGCTCGACTTCAAGCCCGGCGGTTTTCCCGTCCTCAGTCTGGTGGGTTTCCTCGTGATGTTCGCGGCCGGTGTGATGGCTCTTCGTTCGGCGCCCTCCACGGGGTCGTCGACCGCGGCCTCCGGTGGAACCCGGGTACCGGGTGCGGGGAAGTCGTCCTCCAAGGGGGCGGAAGGCCAGAGTTACTCTTCTCGCATGGAAGACCGCTTCCGCCGTCGGTTCGAGCAGTAA
- a CDS encoding division/cell wall cluster transcriptional repressor MraZ has translation MTDTDPNDSERERAFVGYGTHRPKLDDKGRLTIPARFRPGLSDGVVVCGWFTNTLSVFPEREFDALVRKVRPTANLSERHMAFFRLLVSGAEVQQLDSQGRISIPVSQRNYAGLGKDCVVNGLGERLEVWDADAWDRYSAENLPVFSEMEGTSLGIEF, from the coding sequence GTGACCGACACCGACCCCAACGACTCCGAGCGCGAACGAGCCTTCGTCGGGTACGGGACGCACCGTCCCAAGCTCGACGACAAGGGACGGCTGACGATCCCCGCCAGGTTCAGGCCAGGCCTGTCGGACGGGGTGGTGGTGTGTGGGTGGTTCACCAACACGCTCTCGGTCTTCCCGGAGCGCGAGTTCGACGCGCTGGTCAGAAAGGTGCGGCCGACCGCCAACCTCAGCGAGAGGCACATGGCGTTCTTCCGGCTCCTGGTGAGTGGCGCGGAGGTTCAACAACTCGATTCACAGGGGCGGATCTCCATCCCGGTGAGTCAGCGAAATTACGCGGGCCTCGGCAAGGACTGCGTGGTCAACGGCCTGGGGGAACGCCTCGAGGTCTGGGATGCAGACGCCTGGGACCGCTACAGCGCGGAGAACCTCCCCGTGTTCTCCGAGATGGAGGGCACATCCCTGGGGATCGAATTCTGA
- the rsmH gene encoding 16S rRNA (cytosine(1402)-N(4))-methyltransferase RsmH, with the protein MAEEPGSDRAAARFGHVPVFLDRTLELFRPVVDAAATAGRRPVIVDGTLGLGGHTSHLLAAFDDLRVVGVDRDPDALEIATRRLTAFRDRFTPVHARFDDLDLIVSSLPAESRDDAGPAIDGVLLDFGVSSMQLDVAERGFAYSVDSPLDMRMDPTTGPTAADILADYPRDDLARIFRVYGEERFARQIASAIVRRRETDPISSSAQLVELLYDTIPQGARRTGGHPGKRVFQALRIEVNAELEAVENAVPGYLDLLRRGGRALFMAYHSLEDKIVKRELTLRTASRTPAGLPVELPGHGPEFESVTRGAEKASQSEIDHNPRSASVRVRCVRRIDGRTP; encoded by the coding sequence ATGGCGGAAGAGCCCGGCTCCGACCGCGCCGCGGCCCGGTTCGGCCACGTCCCCGTCTTCCTCGACCGCACCCTCGAACTCTTCCGGCCAGTCGTCGACGCCGCCGCCACAGCGGGCCGCAGGCCGGTGATCGTGGACGGCACGTTGGGCTTGGGCGGACACACCTCGCACCTCCTCGCCGCATTCGACGACCTGCGGGTCGTCGGGGTCGACCGCGACCCGGACGCCCTCGAGATCGCCACCCGGAGGCTCACCGCGTTCCGGGACCGGTTCACTCCCGTGCACGCCCGGTTCGACGATCTCGACCTGATCGTGAGCAGTCTTCCCGCGGAGTCGAGGGACGACGCCGGGCCCGCGATCGACGGGGTGCTGCTCGATTTCGGTGTCTCATCCATGCAGCTCGACGTGGCAGAGCGGGGATTCGCGTACTCGGTCGACTCGCCGCTGGACATGCGGATGGACCCCACCACGGGGCCGACCGCCGCCGACATCCTGGCGGACTACCCGCGCGACGATCTCGCGAGGATCTTCAGGGTCTACGGCGAGGAGCGGTTCGCGCGACAGATCGCCTCCGCCATAGTGCGTCGCCGGGAGACCGATCCCATCTCGTCCAGCGCCCAGCTCGTCGAACTCCTCTACGACACCATTCCCCAGGGCGCACGACGCACCGGCGGGCATCCCGGGAAGCGCGTCTTCCAGGCCCTGCGTATCGAGGTCAATGCCGAGCTCGAGGCGGTGGAGAACGCGGTACCGGGGTACCTCGACCTCCTGAGGCGTGGCGGGCGGGCGCTGTTCATGGCGTACCACTCGCTCGAGGACAAGATCGTCAAGCGGGAACTCACCCTCCGGACCGCCTCGCGCACCCCGGCCGGACTGCCGGTGGAACTGCCGGGGCACGGCCCCGAGTTCGAGTCCGTGACCCGCGGGGCGGAGAAGGCGTCACAGTCCGAGATCGACCACAACCCGCGCTCGGCCTCGGTCCGGGTGCGATGCGTCCGGCGTATCGACGGGAGAACCCCATGA